The Faecalibacter bovis genome includes the window GTTTTATACCGTAAGTTAGGTGAAAACGGGAAAGAAGAAATCTTTTTAGATCCAAATACTTTCTCTAAAGATGGTTCTACTTCTTTAGCTGACGTTTCGTTTTCTAAAGACGGATCTTTAGTTGCTTATTCGATTTCAGAAGGAGGTTCTGATTGGAGAAAAGTAATCGTTTTAAACGCAAAAGATAAATCAGTAGTTGGTGAAACCTTAGTTGATGTTAAATTCTCAGGAATCGCATGGAAAGGAAACGAAGGTTTCTACTATTCTTCATACGATAAACCAACAGGTTCAGAATTATCTCAAAAAACAGATCAACACAAATTATATTACCACAAATTAGGAACATCTCAAAAGAAAGACGTTTTAGTATTTGGTGGTGAAGATATGAAACGCCGTTACGTTGGTGCTTATTTAACTAATGATGAGAAATATTTAATCATTACAGCAGCAAATACAACAACAGGTAACGAATTATATTATCAAGATTTATCTACTCCTAATTCGCCAATTAAAACAATTTTAGCTGATTTTAATTCGAATACAAATGTTGTAGATAATGATGGTGAAACGTTCTATTTAATGACAAATAGAAATGCGCCAAATAATAAATTAGTTAAAGCTAATTTATCGACAATTGATAATGAAAACACTTGGCAAACTGTAATCGCAGAAACTAAAGATGTTTTATCAGTATCTAAAGCCGGAGGATATTTATTTGCAAAATATTTACGCGATGCAATTTCGGTTGTAGAGCAGTATAAATATGACGGAACTAAAGTTCGTCAAATCGAATTACCAGGTGTAGGTACAGCTTCAGGTTTTGGTGGTAAAAAAGATGATAAGGAAATTTACTTTGGATTTTCTAATTACGTAACTCCATCTACAAGCTACAAATACAATGTAGAAACTGGTTTATCGGAAGTTTACATTAAACCAAATGTGAAGTTTAATTCTGAAGATTATATTTCTGAACAAGTTTTCTATACATCAAAAGATGGAACTAAAGTTCCGATGATTATTACCTATAAGAAAGGATTAAAGAAAAATGGTAAAAATCCTACAATCGTTTACGGTTACGGTGGATTCAATATTTCTTTAACACCTGCATTTAGCGCAGCAACTGCTGCTTGGGTTGCAAATGGCGGAATTTACGCAGTAGCAAACTTACGCGGTGGTGGTGAATATGGTAAAGAATGGCACGATGGAGGACGTCAGTTTAATAAATTAAATGTTTTTGACGATTTCATTGCAGCTGCAGAATATTTACAAAACAACAAATATACTTCGCCAGATTATACAGCTTTATCAGGAGGTTCTAACGGAGGTTTATTAGTTGGAGCAACAATGACAATCAATCCTAAAATTGCAAAAGTTGCTATGCCAGCTGTTGGGGTTTTAGATATGTTACGTTACCACACATTTACTGCTGGTGCAGGTTGGGGATATGATTACGGTACAGCAAATGATTCGAAAGAAATGTTTGAATATCTAAAAGCATATTCGCCTGTTCATAATGTAAAAGAAGGTGTTTGTTACCCTGCGACATTAGTTACAACAGGAGATCATGACGATCGTGTAGTTCCTGCACATTCATACAAATTCGCTGCAGAATTACAGAAAAAACAAGCATGTGATAATCCTGTAATGATCCGAATCGAAACTAAAGCTGGTCACGGTGCTGGTCGTTCTACAGAAGTAATTATTAACGAAACAGTTGATAAGTACGCTTTCACTTTGTGGAATATGGGAATTAAAAAACTGAAATAATATCAATATTCTAAATTTAAATCCATCTGATAAATTCAGATGGATTTTTTATTTTTATAAAAA containing:
- a CDS encoding prolyl oligopeptidase family serine peptidase — encoded protein: MKKKALILFNLALMTSMNAQSYKKSYPQTKEINHVDKYFDAEVKDPYRWLEDDLSDDTKKWVIEQNKATYAYLNEIPLRTQLKKSLTEIYNYEKISTPFKEGDFTYYYKNDGLQQHSVLYRKLGENGKEEIFLDPNTFSKDGSTSLADVSFSKDGSLVAYSISEGGSDWRKVIVLNAKDKSVVGETLVDVKFSGIAWKGNEGFYYSSYDKPTGSELSQKTDQHKLYYHKLGTSQKKDVLVFGGEDMKRRYVGAYLTNDEKYLIITAANTTTGNELYYQDLSTPNSPIKTILADFNSNTNVVDNDGETFYLMTNRNAPNNKLVKANLSTIDNENTWQTVIAETKDVLSVSKAGGYLFAKYLRDAISVVEQYKYDGTKVRQIELPGVGTASGFGGKKDDKEIYFGFSNYVTPSTSYKYNVETGLSEVYIKPNVKFNSEDYISEQVFYTSKDGTKVPMIITYKKGLKKNGKNPTIVYGYGGFNISLTPAFSAATAAWVANGGIYAVANLRGGGEYGKEWHDGGRQFNKLNVFDDFIAAAEYLQNNKYTSPDYTALSGGSNGGLLVGATMTINPKIAKVAMPAVGVLDMLRYHTFTAGAGWGYDYGTANDSKEMFEYLKAYSPVHNVKEGVCYPATLVTTGDHDDRVVPAHSYKFAAELQKKQACDNPVMIRIETKAGHGAGRSTEVIINETVDKYAFTLWNMGIKKLK